One window from the genome of Dermacentor silvarum isolate Dsil-2018 chromosome 7, BIME_Dsil_1.4, whole genome shotgun sequence encodes:
- the LOC125946682 gene encoding kunitz-type serine protease inhibitor bitisilin-3-like isoform X2 translates to MNWLTIFVVPAICFPYLSALNLKSAKMCLKLPVHGPCGPVIVAYYFDHLENHCKVFNRTICADGENNFVSELKCQATCLHKHKPLCSLPPTPGHCYGRKSHWHFLETSNTCRLFPKDQCGANPNAFTSMKKCLDRCSYRKAAVGSTLHAQINQNPQLVRSKSVRSSFRKLISRS, encoded by the exons CTTTGAATCTAAAGAGCGCAAAAATGTGCCTCAAGCTCCCAGTTCACGGCCCATGCGGACCAGTAATTGTTGCTTACTACTTTGATCACCTCGAAAACCATTGCAAAGTGTTCAACCGTACGATCTGCGCCGATGGTGAGAACAATTTTGTGAGCGAACTGAAGTGCCAGGCGACGTGTCTCC ACAAACACAAACCGTTGTGCAGCTTGCCACCAACACCTGGACATTGCTACGGCAGGAAATCCCACTGGCACTTTCTGGAGACAAGTAATACGTGTCGACTTTTTCCAAAAGATCAATGCGGTGCTAATCCCAATGCTTTTACATCGATGAAAAAATGCTTGGATAGATGCAGTT ATCGCAAGGCTGCTGTGGGCTCTACTCTTCATGCACAAATAAACCAGAATCCGCAGCTGGTGCGGAGCAAATCCGTGCGTTCCAGCTTCAGAAAGCTCATCAGTCGTTCGTAA